One window from the genome of Pseudomonas fluorescens encodes:
- the treA gene encoding alpha,alpha-trehalase TreA produces MRPIELTSLSFATLLCVACSSQPPATWSYVDAQGRANLPPDQAYPELFEAVQRGQVFTDQKHFVDALPNRDPAQIRADYLARRDHDGFDIKAFVKDNFIESGQAESPAPKPGAPIQEHIDSLWPILSRSYSQVPAYSSLLPLPQPYVVPGGRFREMYYWDSYFTMLGLEQSGDKARVRQMTDNFAYMIDTYGHIPNGNRTYYLSRSQPPFFAYMVALQARIEGDQAYGRYLPQLQKEYAYWMAGAQALKPGAADRHVVKLADGSVLNRYWDASPTPRQESWLQDVRTAEQAPDRPKEEVWRDLRAGAESGWDFSSRWLDDGQNLASIRTTAIVPVDLNSLIYHLEQTIAKACETVQNAPCVQAYGRRAELRQRAIEQHLWNADKGFYVDYDWQRQQQRQQLTAATLFPLYTGLASAEHAHRTADAVRDGLLRVAGIATTQVNTGQQWDEPNGWAPLQWVAVEGLDRYGHTALAQQVGSRFLQQVENLYRKENKLVEKYDLSGRGDGGGGGEYELQDGFGWTNGVTLKLLGKYGKTSSTLGE; encoded by the coding sequence ATGCGACCTATTGAGCTCACCAGCCTTTCCTTTGCCACGCTGCTGTGCGTGGCCTGTTCGAGCCAACCGCCTGCCACATGGAGCTACGTCGACGCCCAGGGACGGGCCAATCTTCCCCCCGACCAGGCCTACCCCGAGCTCTTTGAAGCGGTGCAGCGTGGGCAGGTGTTCACCGACCAGAAGCATTTCGTGGACGCACTGCCCAACCGTGATCCGGCGCAAATCCGCGCCGATTACCTGGCCCGACGTGACCACGACGGCTTCGATATCAAGGCCTTCGTGAAAGACAACTTCATCGAATCTGGCCAAGCCGAAAGCCCGGCGCCCAAGCCCGGCGCTCCGATCCAGGAACACATCGACAGCCTCTGGCCGATCCTGAGCCGATCCTACAGCCAGGTGCCGGCCTACAGCAGTTTGTTGCCCTTGCCGCAGCCCTATGTGGTACCTGGCGGACGCTTTCGCGAGATGTATTACTGGGATTCGTATTTCACCATGCTGGGTCTCGAGCAAAGCGGCGATAAGGCCCGGGTCCGCCAGATGACCGATAACTTTGCCTACATGATCGACACCTACGGCCACATTCCCAACGGCAATCGCACCTACTACCTGAGCCGGTCGCAGCCGCCATTCTTCGCCTACATGGTGGCGTTGCAGGCGCGTATCGAAGGTGACCAGGCCTATGGGCGATACCTGCCACAGCTGCAGAAGGAGTATGCCTATTGGATGGCGGGTGCCCAGGCACTAAAGCCCGGTGCTGCGGATCGGCACGTGGTCAAACTTGCCGACGGCAGCGTGCTCAACCGCTATTGGGATGCCAGCCCGACGCCTCGACAGGAATCCTGGTTGCAAGATGTCCGCACCGCCGAACAGGCGCCGGACCGGCCCAAGGAAGAGGTCTGGCGTGACCTGCGCGCCGGCGCCGAAAGTGGCTGGGACTTCAGCTCGCGCTGGTTGGACGACGGCCAGAACCTGGCGAGTATTCGCACCACGGCCATTGTGCCCGTGGACCTCAATAGCTTGATCTATCATCTGGAACAGACCATCGCCAAAGCCTGCGAGACGGTGCAGAACGCCCCGTGCGTCCAGGCTTACGGCCGGCGCGCCGAACTGCGCCAGCGGGCCATCGAGCAGCACTTGTGGAATGCCGACAAAGGTTTCTACGTGGACTACGACTGGCAACGCCAGCAACAACGCCAGCAGCTCACGGCCGCGACGCTTTTCCCGCTGTACACCGGCCTGGCCAGCGCCGAACATGCCCATCGCACCGCCGATGCGGTCCGTGATGGTCTGTTACGTGTCGCAGGTATCGCCACCACCCAGGTCAACACTGGCCAGCAGTGGGACGAACCCAATGGCTGGGCACCGTTGCAATGGGTCGCGGTGGAAGGGCTGGACCGCTACGGGCACACCGCGTTGGCGCAACAGGTAGGCAGTCGCTTCTTGCAGCAGGTCGAGAACCTCTACCGCAAGGAAAACAAGTTGGTGGAGAAATACGACCTGTCCGGACGGGGCGACGGCGGGGGAGGTGGCGAATATGAATTGCAGGACGGCTTCGGCTGGACGAATGGGGTGACGCTCAAGCTGCTGGGTAAATATGGCAAGACTTCCTCAACCCTTGGCGAGTGA
- a CDS encoding sensor domain-containing diguanylate cyclase — protein MSESIDLNEFHWLLAIVQSIDVGVVVLDREYRVQVWNTFMENRSGVQPKDAHNQHFFSLFPEIDRQWFSRKVESVATLGTPAFTVWEQRPYLMRFKSYQPITGQEAFMYQNTTLLPLRSPDNTIKHICLVIYDVTDVATNRHQLQAANAQLQRLSSTDQLTGLYNRGYWEGNLKAAYARHQRYGHALSLVMLDIDHFKRVNDTYGHQAGDKVIEHVARLLHEHVRESDVAGRYGGEEFGVVLSDTDKAGAQIFAERLRKAIEALEVQFNDQTIRFTVSLGVADLSQPSNDHAELIARADQALYTSKKTGRNRVTVHE, from the coding sequence ATGAGCGAATCCATCGATCTGAACGAATTCCACTGGTTGCTGGCCATCGTTCAGAGCATCGACGTCGGGGTGGTGGTGCTCGACCGCGAGTACCGCGTGCAAGTCTGGAACACCTTCATGGAGAACCGCTCCGGGGTGCAGCCCAAGGACGCGCACAACCAGCATTTTTTCAGCCTGTTCCCTGAAATCGATCGCCAATGGTTCAGCCGCAAGGTGGAAAGCGTCGCGACCCTGGGCACGCCAGCGTTCACGGTCTGGGAGCAGCGCCCGTACTTGATGCGCTTCAAGAGTTACCAGCCGATCACCGGCCAGGAAGCGTTCATGTACCAGAACACCACGCTGTTGCCGCTGCGCTCGCCCGACAACACCATCAAGCATATCTGCCTGGTGATCTATGACGTCACCGACGTCGCCACCAACCGGCATCAGCTCCAGGCCGCCAACGCACAGCTGCAGCGACTTTCCAGTACCGATCAGTTGACCGGCCTGTACAACCGCGGTTATTGGGAGGGCAATCTGAAAGCCGCCTACGCCCGGCACCAGCGCTATGGCCATGCGTTGAGCCTGGTCATGCTCGACATCGATCATTTCAAGCGGGTCAACGACACCTACGGCCACCAGGCTGGCGACAAGGTCATCGAGCACGTCGCCAGGCTGCTGCACGAGCATGTGCGCGAGTCCGACGTGGCCGGGCGTTATGGCGGTGAAGAGTTCGGCGTAGTGCTTTCAGACACCGACAAGGCCGGCGCACAGATTTTCGCCGAGCGCCTGCGCAAGGCTATCGAAGCGCTGGAAGTGCAGTTCAACGACCAGACTATCCGCTTCACCGTCAGCCTGGGAGTGGCCGACCTGAGCCAGCCCTCGAACGACCACGCCGAGCTGATCGCCAGGGCCGACCAGGCGCTGTATACCTCGAAGAAGACCGGGCGCAATCGGGTGACGGTGCATGAATAG
- a CDS encoding response regulator has protein sequence MVVPVSLIPLVVCDDSNMARKQVLRALPIDWPVSVTEASNGRQAMDAIRQGLGHVVLLDLTMPEMDGYQVLGALRDEGLKAQVIVISGDVQDEAVRRVHELGALAFLKKPFDENDLRQTLARLGLLAQPSQVPLQNRSVTNTAISFHDVFRETVNVAIGRAAALIAKVLGVFVQLPVPNVNLLEVGELHMALTDVGSSQQLTAICQGFIGSGIAGEALLIFHDSEIADIAQLMQRQSADYSDLEMLLDLSSVLIGACLSSIAEQIDVVFSQGHPQILGQHAAIEELIRDNSKHWKKTLAVEISYSLEGHDIRFDLLLLFTEDSVERLTHKLAYLMN, from the coding sequence ATGGTCGTTCCTGTGTCGTTGATTCCCCTGGTGGTGTGTGACGACTCCAACATGGCGCGCAAACAGGTGTTGCGTGCACTGCCGATAGACTGGCCGGTTTCGGTCACCGAGGCGAGCAATGGCCGCCAGGCCATGGACGCCATACGCCAGGGCCTGGGGCACGTGGTGCTGCTCGACCTGACCATGCCGGAAATGGATGGCTACCAGGTATTGGGCGCCTTGCGCGACGAAGGATTGAAGGCGCAGGTCATCGTGATTTCCGGTGACGTCCAGGATGAGGCGGTGCGCCGCGTACATGAGCTGGGCGCGCTGGCGTTCCTGAAAAAACCGTTCGATGAAAACGACCTGCGCCAGACGCTGGCGCGGCTGGGGCTACTGGCCCAACCCAGCCAGGTGCCGTTGCAGAATCGTTCGGTCACGAACACGGCCATCAGTTTCCACGATGTGTTCCGCGAGACGGTCAACGTGGCCATCGGCCGGGCAGCGGCCCTGATCGCCAAGGTGCTGGGGGTCTTCGTGCAATTGCCGGTGCCGAACGTGAACCTCCTCGAGGTCGGGGAGTTGCACATGGCCTTGACCGACGTCGGCAGCTCCCAGCAACTCACCGCGATCTGCCAGGGGTTTATCGGCAGCGGCATCGCTGGCGAAGCCCTGTTGATCTTCCATGACTCGGAAATCGCCGACATCGCGCAATTGATGCAGCGCCAGAGCGCCGACTATTCGGACCTGGAGATGTTGCTGGACCTTTCCAGCGTCTTGATCGGCGCATGCCTGAGCAGCATTGCCGAACAGATCGACGTGGTGTTTTCCCAAGGCCACCCGCAGATTCTCGGCCAGCACGCGGCCATCGAGGAACTGATCCGGGACAACAGCAAACACTGGAAAAAGACCCTGGCGGTGGAAATCAGCTACAGCCTGGAAGGGCACGATATTCGTTTCGACCTGTTGCTGTTGTTCACGGAGGACTCCGTCGAACGGTTGACCCACAAACTCGCCTACCTGATGAACTGA
- a CDS encoding zinc-binding alcohol dehydrogenase family protein — protein sequence MLTVICNEPGSLTAIEREHPLRKPGEILIRVKRVGVCGTDLHIFTGNQPYLEYPRVMGHEFSGVVEGSDEASDLAVGDVVYVMPYLSCGTCIACRQGKTNCCTAIQVLGVHCDGAFTQYLSVPHAFVHKAVGVSLDQAAMIEFLSIGAHAVRRSNIQAQKHALVVGTGPIGMAAAIFASLRGAKVTVLDTREDRLSFCKQHLNIHAAVQIGEGDKQALAELTEGDFFDVVFDATGNARAMERGFEFIAHGGTYVMISVVRDSITFSDPEFHKREATLMGSRNATQEDFRHVEQCLRDGLIPDAALNTHRLTLGDVPHSFATLLDPTQGVVKAIIEC from the coding sequence ATGCTGACAGTCATCTGTAACGAACCCGGCTCGCTCACCGCCATCGAACGTGAACACCCCCTCAGGAAACCGGGGGAGATCCTGATCCGGGTCAAGCGTGTCGGGGTCTGCGGCACCGACCTGCACATCTTCACCGGCAATCAACCGTACCTCGAATATCCGCGAGTCATGGGCCACGAGTTCTCCGGGGTCGTGGAGGGCTCCGACGAGGCCAGCGACCTGGCTGTCGGCGATGTCGTCTATGTGATGCCGTACCTGTCCTGCGGGACTTGCATCGCCTGCCGCCAGGGCAAGACCAACTGCTGCACCGCTATCCAGGTGCTGGGGGTTCACTGCGACGGTGCTTTCACTCAATACCTGAGCGTTCCCCATGCGTTCGTGCACAAGGCGGTGGGGGTTTCCCTGGACCAGGCCGCGATGATCGAATTCCTCTCCATCGGCGCTCACGCCGTGCGGCGCTCGAACATCCAGGCGCAGAAACACGCTCTGGTGGTCGGCACCGGCCCGATCGGCATGGCGGCGGCGATCTTCGCCAGCCTGCGCGGTGCGAAAGTCACTGTCCTGGATACCCGCGAGGATCGCCTGTCGTTCTGCAAGCAACACCTGAATATCCACGCCGCCGTGCAGATCGGCGAAGGCGACAAGCAAGCCCTGGCCGAGCTGACCGAGGGTGATTTTTTCGACGTGGTCTTCGACGCCACCGGCAATGCCCGGGCCATGGAGCGCGGGTTCGAGTTCATCGCCCATGGCGGCACCTATGTGATGATCTCGGTGGTTCGGGACTCCATCACCTTCTCCGACCCTGAGTTCCATAAGCGAGAAGCCACGCTGATGGGCAGCCGCAACGCCACCCAGGAAGACTTCCGGCACGTCGAGCAATGCTTGCGCGACGGCTTGATTCCAGATGCGGCCCTGAACACCCACCGACTGACGCTGGGCGACGTGCCCCACTCGTTCGCCACCTTGCTCGACCCCACGCAAGGTGTCGTCAAGGCAATCATCGAGTGCTAG